In Chryseobacterium lactis, a single genomic region encodes these proteins:
- a CDS encoding trigger factor translates to MKVTAQNHDDVSALLTVTLEKSDYKEKVEKQLINYAKNAQVPGFRKGKVPLSMVKKQYEAGIAFEEINRQVSDALNNYVNENKLRLVGQPVPQPVNEFDYNADQLEVAFEVGYEPAFTIDLAKYEAPHYKVEASDKEISKSIENMQKRFAEQVPQDKITKDSYIALEVSQVVEEDAEGEHHHHPKNVTVTAENKEAFKLVKGLKMDGSVKVTKETLAGDEELAKELGFSKEEVEHLHHNEVEVKVKDFHSLDLAELNQELFDKVYGEGNIKSEDELKDKVKTELDEYFQQNADVHFVNKVLEQVTEKEEVKLPETFLVKWLMFSNQNIQSEQQAAEILEAEKNQLRYQIIEGKLMTDNEINLDYADVLAQAEQLVKNQLAIYGIHHLGDEEIQKYAVEMLKDQEQVRQISSEVAMAKLKDVILEKASKKETKISHDEFLEELKK, encoded by the coding sequence ATGAAGGTTACCGCACAAAACCATGATGACGTAAGTGCATTGCTTACAGTAACATTGGAAAAATCTGACTACAAAGAAAAAGTAGAGAAGCAGTTGATTAATTATGCTAAAAATGCGCAAGTTCCTGGATTCAGAAAAGGGAAAGTGCCTTTGAGTATGGTTAAAAAACAATATGAAGCAGGTATTGCATTCGAAGAAATCAACAGACAGGTTTCTGATGCTTTGAACAACTATGTTAACGAAAACAAACTAAGATTAGTTGGTCAACCTGTTCCTCAGCCAGTAAACGAATTCGATTACAACGCTGATCAATTGGAAGTTGCTTTCGAAGTAGGGTATGAGCCTGCATTCACTATAGATTTAGCTAAATATGAAGCACCTCACTACAAAGTAGAAGCTTCTGATAAAGAAATCAGCAAGAGTATTGAAAACATGCAGAAGCGTTTCGCTGAGCAGGTTCCTCAAGATAAAATCACTAAAGATTCTTATATCGCTTTAGAAGTTTCTCAGGTAGTAGAAGAAGATGCTGAAGGAGAACACCACCACCACCCGAAAAATGTTACAGTTACTGCTGAGAACAAAGAAGCTTTCAAATTGGTAAAAGGTTTGAAAATGGACGGGTCTGTAAAAGTAACGAAAGAAACTCTTGCAGGTGATGAAGAATTAGCTAAAGAATTAGGATTCAGTAAAGAAGAAGTTGAGCACCTACACCACAATGAAGTAGAAGTTAAAGTAAAAGACTTCCATTCGTTAGACTTAGCTGAGCTTAATCAGGAATTATTCGACAAAGTATACGGAGAAGGAAACATCAAGTCTGAAGACGAGTTGAAAGACAAAGTAAAGACTGAATTAGACGAGTATTTCCAACAAAATGCTGATGTTCACTTTGTGAATAAAGTATTAGAGCAGGTAACAGAGAAAGAAGAAGTAAAACTTCCTGAAACGTTCCTTGTGAAGTGGTTAATGTTCTCTAACCAGAACATTCAGTCTGAGCAACAAGCTGCAGAAATCCTTGAAGCAGAGAAAAACCAGTTGAGATATCAGATCATCGAAGGAAAATTGATGACTGATAACGAAATCAACCTTGATTATGCTGATGTATTGGCACAAGCTGAGCAATTAGTGAAAAACCAATTGGCTATCTACGGAATCCACCACCTAGGTGATGAAGAGATTCAGAAATATGCTGTTGAGATGTTGAAAGATCAGGAGCAGGTAAGACAAATTTCTTCTGAAGTTGCTATGGCTAAATTAAAAGATGTAATTCTTGAAAAAGCAAGCAAAAAAGAAACTAAAATTTCTCACGACGAATTTTTAGAAGAACTTAAAAAATAA